The window GTCAAAGCAAAAGTTGCCCGTAAAGATAAAGACGGTAAAAGAGTAAAAGAAGTTGTTGATGGCAAGAGAGTTACGGTATATGATGAAGTTGAGAAGAAGATTAAAAAGGATATGCCCAGCAGGCTCCACGCAAGAAGGGAGATGCTGAAAGTACTCTATCCTGTAACAGAAGTACCAACTAAAGGGGCAGGGAGAAAGAGAAATACAAAAAAGGTTGATTTACCTGATAAGTTATTTTCTGAAATTGCTCCTAAATATGCAGACCGCAAGGGTGGTTATACAAGAATTGTAAAAATTGGCCAGCGTAAAGGGGATGCGGCTATGGAGGTTCTCATTGAACTTGTTTAGTGAGCATGGTTAAAGGCGCCCCTTTAATTCATACTTATTGAACTAGTAATGCCCAATAAGTATACCCTTATGGGAATTATGATAGAGACAGTGAAATGGATGAAGGCAGAATCTGAAAAATATCAGATTCTGCCTTCTTTATTCTCCCTTGCAAGGATCCAGGCAGACATGCCTACTATCCAGTTGGCGGCTGCAGCGAGGGCCTAATACCCCGATACTTGCATCGCTGCTAGTTTGATGCCCCATGCTTACATCGGGGCCTTTTGTTTTTATCTGGCCTGCCCCTTGGAGGAATGATCACCCCCTTTACATTGAGCTACAATAGCATTACATACAAAGGAATTGCTGTATGTTGACACTTAAATTAGTTTTTGGGATAATAATAAAAATGGAAGTATATGGAAGTGGTGGGGACAGAATTTATCTGAAAGGCTGGGAACAGTACATGAAAAGAGTATTATCAG of the Luxibacter massiliensis genome contains:
- a CDS encoding bL17 family ribosomal protein encodes the protein MAKYRKLGRTSSQRKALIRNQVTALLNHGKIVTTEAKAKEIRKVAEKLVAMAVREKDNFEEVTVKAKVARKDKDGKRVKEVVDGKRVTVYDEVEKKIKKDMPSRLHARREMLKVLYPVTEVPTKGAGRKRNTKKVDLPDKLFSEIAPKYADRKGGYTRIVKIGQRKGDAAMEVLIELV